In Clostridiisalibacter paucivorans DSM 22131, the sequence GATATGGATGAAAGAACCCTATATAACCTTGTAACAGAAGCATTTCCTATAGTGGCATTTTGCAAGAAATTAGAGGACAATTCCCGCCATATTATGGAAATAACAGAGTGCGAAATAAAGGATGATGGCACAAGAAATATAAGAACCCTTTATAAATTCAATATAACAGATAATCGTATAGTTGATGGAAAGGTAAAGATAATAGGGAAATATGAGAAAGTAAATCATATATCAAAATCTTTACAAAAGAGGCTACTTGAAAATGGCATGCCTAAAAATATCCTTCAAAAATTTGCAGGTGGATGTGAGAAAAAACATGCTACTAAAGGATACAATCTAGGGGGTGGATTAAATGAATAGCATGATTTTAATGGCTTTTTTAGGATTAATAACAGGATCATTTATATTAATTCAAACATCCCCTTTTGAAATGATAAGAGATATAGCAAAGCTATTTGACAAAAAAGAGCAGTCAATAAAAAGCAAAGTTAAAAATGCCACTTCAACTAAAAAGAAAAAAGGGATACGAAAATTAATGGAAGAAACAAAGGATATATTAAAAGCTACCAATAAAGAAGACCGTTTTACAATGATTTGTACCATATCCTTTGCTCTATTGGTAATAGGGGTATTTGTGGCAGTATTAATGAACAACATGTTTTTAATTCCAGTACTATCAATAGGTTTTGCATTATTGCCCTTTTGGTATGTAAAATTTACAGCTGGTAAATGGAAAAAGGAATTAAATAGTGAATTGGAAACTGCTTTATCTGTAATTACCACATCTTATATCCGTAGTGAAAGCATTATTACTGCCATTGATGAAAATATTAATTATATTAATCCACCTGTACATGATGTATTTAAAGCCTTTCTAACACAAACCAAGTTAATTAATTCTAATATAAAAATAGCCCTTGAAGGATTGAAATATAAGATAGATAGTGCTGTTTTTCATGAATGGATAGATGGGGTAATTGATTGCCAAGAGGATAAAAATCTTAAAAGTACATTAACTCCCATTGTATCAAAGTTATCCGATATGAGGATTGTATCAGCAGAGTTAGATTATCTACTGTATGAGCCAATAAAAGAGTTTATCACCATGGCAATTCTATTAGTTGGGAATATACCTTTGATGTATTTTTTAAACAAGGATTGGTTCAATACACTGATGTTTACTACTATTGGTAAATTTGTACTTGCCATTTGTGCTGTTGTAATTTTCATATCCCTTGCAGCGGTTATTAGATTATCAAAGCCTGTGGAGTTTAAAAGATAGAAGGGAGGGAATGGGATGAATACAATTCTAATACTATTTGCCGGTACTTTTTCTATAGGAGCATATTTGGTATGTGCAGATTTATTAAAATTACCAAGAAGAAAAGCCACAAAGGTTATTCTTGCAATAGATAAAAGGGAAAAGAAAAAGTCAAAGAATTTTGATGTGTTCATTAATGAATTATCCATGAAGGTATCGAAATTCATTAAAATAACAGATTACAACAAAAGGAGAATTGCATCAACATTAAAATCAGCAAATATAAAATTATCACCAGAAACATATATAGCAAGAGCATGGGTAAAAGCAGGGCTAACATTATTGTTTATAGTTCCTGCTTTTATTATTTTTCCAATTATATTTCCTGTTATCCTATTTCTTGCAATAGCTGTTTACTTTAAAGAAATAAGAAGTGCAGAGGAAGCTGTAAGGAAAAGAAGAGAGGATATAGAATTTGAACTGCCAAGATTTGCTTCTACATTAACTCAAGAATTAAAGGCAAGTAGAAACGTATTGACCATACTTGAAACATATAAGCAAAATGCAGGAAAAAGCTTTAAAAATGAACTGGAAATAACCGTTGCAGACATGAAATCAGGGAGTTATGAATCTGCCCTTACAAGGCTAGAAACAAGACTTGGAAGTTCTCAGCTTTCAGATGTGGTAAGAGGTTTAATCGGTGTCATTCGTGGAGATGATGGTGTAGTTTATTTTCAAATGTTATCCCATGATTTAAAGCAGTTAGAGCTTCAAAGATTGAAAACTATTGCCATGAAAAGACCAAGTAAAATCCGTAAATATTCCTTTGCCATGCTATTTTGTTTCTTGATGATGTATTTGTCCGTCATGCTTGTAGAAATTGTTAAAACCCTTGGGAAAATGTTCTAGGAGGTGAGAAAAAATGAAAAAGATATTAGCGTCAAACCGTGGAGAAGGCTATATAGATGCAGCTGTGATAGTCATTGTGGCAATGCTTGTTATAGCAATGGGTGTCAAAGTATATCCTGTATTTATTGTTAAAAATGAATTAAATACCTTTGTAGGAGAGCTAGCAAGAGTTGCCGAGATAGAAGGAGGAGTAGGACGTGAAACAAGGGCTAAAGAAAAGGAACTAAAAGTGAATATGGGAATTGCTCCAGATGTAAAGTGGTCGAGAACAGGAAAAATTCAGCTCAATGAAGAATTTAACGTAGTTGCTAGTCATACAGTGAACATAGGTTTTTTTGAATTTGGATCATTTCCTATTACCCTTAAAGCAAAAGCAACTGGTAGATCGGAGGTATATTACAAATGATAAGCAGGTTAAAAAATAAAGATGGAAGTGCAATCATAACTGCTTGTGTAGTTGTAGTATGTCTATTGCTTTTATTCACTGTTATAAGCGAATATTTAAGACTTCAAATTATTGCTAAAGGGGTCCGTGATACTGTTCAGTCATCGGTTATATCCTTAGCAACACAAAATTATGATGAGGTCTATAACGGACTGAGGGAAGGATATTCAGGAGGGTATGAGTTAGATAGAAATGATCGTTGGAAAAGTAAAGTAGATGAAGGAGCTGTTTTATCCGATATTAGTAATGTATTAGGATTAAGAAATGGAGAAAAATATGCTGGATCGCAGCTTGAATACAGGATAACCAATCTTGATATTAATATTTTAAACACACCTTTAGCTCCAAGTGGAAATTCTAAAAAGTTTGAATCAGAAGTTTGGTTAAATCTTCAAGTGCCTTTATCCTTTGGATGGGATAAATTGCCGCCACTTAAAATACGAATGAAAGTCAATGCAGGATATACCCCTAAATTTTAAAATGAACGATTCCTAGACAAAAAAATTTTAGAGTGGTACTATGTGTATATAGAATATGTATAAATTATCCAGATTGTTAAAAATTAATGGACATAATATGTATGATAAAAGCAGTAATCAAAGGAGGTCAACAGATATGAAAAAAATGAATATGAAAACTAAAAGAGTAATGTTGATATCAACTTTTTTAGTCATAGGAATTGCTCTTGTTGGAGCAATTTATATAAAAACTAACACTAAAAATATGAATGAAGATATATTGATAAGGGAAAAAGAAAATGATAATACGGTTGTTGATACTATAGAAGAACCAGAAAAAGATGAAGAAAAAATAGAAGTTCCTGAAATTAGAGAAGAGGAAGTTATTAAAGATATAGATAATAAAGTAGAAAAAGAAGTTATAGAAGAGCCCCTACCAAAGGAACCTGAAAAACCTAAAAGTACCCCACCTGAAAAGAAGCCTCAAACAAAAGATGATGTTGAAGATATAACAAAAGAACCTGAATATGACGAAGAAGAAGTAATCTATATCCCTCAAGAAAAGGATGAGCCTAAGACTGAAAAAAATCCTGCACCTAAAGATAATGAAGAAGACAATCTAGTGCCTGAATCTGAAAATCCATTTCTCCAAGACAATATTCCTAATAATGGTGATGGAGGAGAGATGAAAGGCGAAGACTTAGGAGATGGAGAATGGGGGACTGGAGACAAATTTTAGTTTTTTTAAAAATGGTTGAAATATTTAGCAGTAATCAATATAATGAATAAAGAAAATAGCAGAAATATACCAAGCAAGAACTAAACGAGGAGATAAATAATGATAAAAAAATTAGAAATGTCTGAAATAGATAGTATAATGAAAATTTGGTTACAAACAAATATTAAAGCACATGATTTTATTCCAAAAAGTTATTGGATGGAAAATTATGATTTTGTGAAAAAGTTTTACCTCAAGCAGATGTCTTTGTCTATAAAGATAGTGGAGAAATAAAAGGGTTTGTAGGGGTTATAGATCAATCATATATTGCAGGATTATTTGTTTCCAATCAATATCAGTCTACAGGAATAGGAAGTAAATTGATTGAAAAATGCAAGCAGTATTATAAGACTTTAAGATTAGATGTTTATGCTAAAAATTTAAAAGCCATAGAGTTTTATAAGAAGCATGAATTTGAAATAGAACAGGAAAAAGAAAATGAAGATACTAAAGAAACAGAGTATTTAATGATATGGGAATCGAAAAATAAATAAAACTTTATAAATAATAAAAATTTATGATAGAAGGCAGTTTCTTAATTGAAGCTGTCTTTTTTGTATGTAAAGGAGCGTGAAGGATTGAAAATATTTAAGAAAACAATATGGATAATTGTTATATTTACTTTTATATTCAATTCACTTTCAGTATTTGCAGAAGATAATGCAGATAGTGGCTCAGGTAATACAGGAGGTGCAGCAAAGGGCAAGGGTTTTTATCGTGGAAGTGAATATATGTACAAGGTTTCAGTATATGTCGGTTTATCTGATAAAGCTGATAAAAATAGTAACTTATTAAGGGATTGGAAGATGATAGGCAACAGTCCATTATATATAAAACCTTCAAGTTTTACATTGTCTAAAAATGCAATGGGAAGCTCTGGTAATAAAGTAGATTTTATAAATGGCAAATCATTATCTCCTATAAAAATATCTCAATATGTAACGGATAATCCTCCACCAATTCCGATAACTAACGGTGGAAATATTACTTCGGTAAAATCATACTTCGGGGATACTAGAACTTTACTTGGTTTAATAGATGGTTTTGCAAAACAAAAAGGAACAAGTAGAGAAGGCTTAGTATCCAATATGTCCTTTACAATAAAAGGAGAAACGAAAAAATTTTCACCAAATGAGATATTGCCTATAAAAAAGGACGGAATATATCAGAATAAAGTTTCTTGGCTCATCATTTATGAACCTGTTATTATTTCCTATCTGAAAGATAGAAAAACCGTATTGGCTTTTACAGCAACGGAATATGCATTGGCTCAAAAACAAGGGTACTTTAATTTTAAGTTCGGTAGTACAGGGCAGTATATACCAGGAATGACACATTCAGACTTGCCTAATTCCATAGTATTGGAAGAGAGTTGGTTTGGATATCCAGTAATATCTCCATTACCTGATGATGTTTATTGGAGTGAAGATAGAATCATATCAGGTGGTGGATGGGGAATGAGAATGTTAAAACCAAATGATATGGATGTAGTAGAAAATGATACAACCTATGATTATGAATATAGAGTAGATACGGATGTAATAACGTCTGTAAGGATTTATGCAAGGGATGATATCACTCCTGATAATAGACATGAAAGTGAAGACGATTATGAGAGTCCCAAAAAAAATACAGCCACAGTAACTATGACTGCCAACGGTTATACTAAAAGTACCGAAGTGGTCATACCTGGTGGTGGATCTGAATTAGTTTGGATAAAATGGCATACCCCTTCTACTCCTCAAGATGTAATAATTGATGTTAGAGTAACAGGAAATCCATCAGCTAAAATAGATGGAAAAAGTAGAATTGCTAAGATAACAGGAAAAGTTGTAGATTTAGGATTGAATCCACCACCAAATCCTACAGCTAATGATACTAATAAGGAATTTACATTTCCTAATATTCCAGTAAAAGCAGAAAAAACTACAGCCAATTGGGGTGTATATAGTTGTAGTTGGGTACCGAATTGGGTATGGTATCCAAAATGGGAGTGGGAAAGTAATTGGGTGAAAAAGACCTATCGTTATCGCCATAGTGGAGGTTGTAAATCAGATGGAAGCTGTCCAGGACATAGAAGAACAAAATGGGTTGACAAAGGAAAGTGGGTGGATAATGGACGATGGGTAGATGAAGGAAATTGGAAATATGATTTTACAAATTACAAAGCAACACTTTCAGCGGATATGAACCTCTATCCTGATAGTAAATCGCCTACAGCAAAGAATAAGACAATAAAATCAGGCTATGGCGTCAATGTAGATGTTTCAACCAATATCCATTCTAATGCACCAAGTAGTCATATTACCTATGCCCAAAATGTTATCACCTATTTTCCAGAGTTCAATTATAAAAGTTACTGGCGGTTATTAGATATGACAAGCTATGGAGACTTTGAATTTAAGCAAAATAAATATTCAACCTATAATAATAGGGTGCATTTTACGCCTATTTGGTATCCTGATGGCTCCTATAAAGTATATGGGGAAGTAATAGATATGTGGACACCAGAAGGAATGTTAAGGGTCAATCTTGATGATGATGTAAATATTGATGGGAACTTATTTGAAGATTGGCATATAGGTCCGAAATAGGGGGGATTTCTATGGCAGTTAATCCAGCATTTTTAAAAACAGTTGCAAAAATTGCAGTAACAGCAGTTAGGGATGAAAGAACAAGACAGGTTATACTAGTAGCCTGTCTTGTTCCATTTATAATAATTTTACTTGTACTAAGTTCTCCCTTTGCAATATTCTTTTCCGTAACAGGAGATGGAGGAAATGCAGATGCTATTTCAATACACCAAACAATGGATTCTTTAAAAAATCAATTTGAAGAAAAAATAAGAGAAGAAAAGGAAGATGATACAGTAGATGAATTTTATACTGTAATCATGGGAAGTGAAGATAATACTATCATAGATAATTCAGCAGATGTCTTAATAGCTTATTCTGTAAAATACAATGTAACAAATAAAGATGCAGAGCAAATGGCAGTATTAACAGATAATCAGATTAGTAAATTAGAAAATGTATTTTGGGATATGAACCAAATCACCTCAAAGATAGAAACCGTCAAAGAAAAAAAGACTTATACCACAACAAATAAGAAGGGTAAAAAGATCACTAAGACAAAAACCATTACCAAAAAGATAAAAACAATCTATATTGATTGCTTATCAGCTGAAGAAATTGCATCAATCTATAATTTTGATAAAACACAATTAAGAGTAATAGAAGAGATGAAGAAAAGTGGTATTGTTGCATTTGTAGGTAACAACATCAGTATGACTACTTTAAATAAAGAGCAAATAGCAGAAATAAAAGAGCTTTTGCCTGAAGATTTGTCCATAGAAAGAGAACATATCGTAGAAACAGCATGCAGTATTCTTGGAAAAGTCAATTACTTTTGGGGAGGAAAAAGTAAAGCTATAGGATGGGACAATAGATGGGGAAAATTAATGACAGTTACTTCAAAGGGAAGTCCTACTACGGGAAGCAAAAGACCATTTGGGCTTGATTGTTCAGGCTATGTAACATGGGTATTTGTTAATATGGGTATCCCTGCTGAGAGTATAAATGAAACCATAGGTCAAGGAACAACACAACAATGGAATTTATCCAATAATATATCTGAAAACTTAGTATTGCCTGGTGACTTAGCATTCTTGGCAGTGCCAGGAACAAGAAAGGTGAATCATATAGGCATTGTTGTAGGAAAAGACAAAAAAGGAAGTATTCTAGTGGCTCACTGTGCTTCAGGAGCTAATAACGTAGTCGTAAAAACAGCAGAAAGTGTAGGTTTTATGTACTATAGACGACCAGCAGTACTAATGGAATAACTAGAAGTGAGGAGGAGTTAGATGGATCAGCTTATACCAATTATAGCTATTGTAATTTGTATTATTGCAGGTGCAGTAGCACTTTTCTTTATAAAAAGAAATAAGAATAAAGAGCAAACAGAATTAAGTAATGCACAGATTACAGCCAATGAATTTATAAATGTGAAAGATATAAAAGACCGTTTCCTTTATACAAGGGACGGTCAAATTATTATGTATATAAAGATTAATCCCATAAGCATAGATTTATTTTCAGATATAGAAAAGGAACAAATATGTAGCTCATTAACAGCAGAATTATCAAGCATACGAAAGCCTTTTAAATTTCTTGCAGTATCAAGACCAGTAGATATTTCACCACTAATCAACGAATATACCCAGCTATTATCTGAAACCAATAATCAAAAGCAAAAAGAACTTTTAAGAAATGAAATGATGGTCATGAGTAACTATGCCATATCAGGGGATGTAGTGGAAAGACAATTTTATATAATGATTTGGGATAAGTACCATGAGCATGTAGAAAAGGATATTTTAAAAGAATGTAGAGAATTTGTAAGTAAATTTGAAAGTGGCAATATAAGATGTGAAATTTTAAAAGAACAGGAAATTGTAAGACTGTGTAATTTGGTGAATAATCCTGCTTATGTAGGGCTTGAGGATGGGGAGTTTGGAAAGACTATAGCAGCAATATACAGGAACTAACGAACTAACTAAAAATTGCTTATAATATTGGAAATCCATGGTATTATATAGTATTATATAAATATAATTGATTGTAAACTGGAATGAGATATAAAATTAAGTTATATATCTATTTAGGCAATTTTTAGAAAAAAAGTAAGAAGGGTGACTGTATGAGTAGAGGGAATTTAATTAAGGAATTGCAAAACAAATATAGAGAAGGAAATATTGTTCCTTTTTTAGGTGCGGGATTATCCATTCCATTTAATATACCTGATTGGAATGAATTAATAAAAGAATGTGCAGTGGATATGGGTATAGAAAATGTTTCAGAAATGCCTTCTTTAGTGGATATGCTGAACTTTAATCTTAAAAATTATGATTATTGGGAAGCCGTTAGATTGATAAAGAAATATTTGAATCGAAGTGAAGAAGATATTCAAGAATTTATAGTAAATAAAATTAATGATAGCATACCTGATGAATTAATTAACATTGATAATAACTATGAAGACTTGGGTAAATATGGATTCAACTTGTATTTTACAACAAATTATGACCATATTATGTCTAAGTATTTAAATTCTAACTTTATGCCAGTTAATTTGAAGGATGTACAATCAAATATTCAGTCATTAATTAATAATTCTAAGACAAAGCGGATTTTTCATCTACATGGCAATATTAGTGATAGCAGTAGCATTGTTATTAGTCATGAAAAATATAAAGAATTATATGATGACAACGTATATAAATCACTATTTTCTGTCTTTTCAGGAGTTAAAACATTCTTGTTCATTGGATTTTCTTTTAATGATGTATTTATACAAAATATTATCAAAGATAATAATGAATATTTTAAATCAAAGCATTACATTATTTTGCCAAAACCTACGAATGAAAACATTCGTCATTTAAAGCAAAATTATAACATTGAGACTATACCTTATAATCCAGAAGATTCATCACATTGCGAGGAAATACGCAAAATACTAATTGATATTTGTAGCAATACTACTAATAATATTGGTGTAGAAGAAATACATGAAGAAGACCTTATCCTTGATAAGTTACCAAATAAGGAAGAGAAGTCGCTATTAGAAAAAAACATATTTTGCCAGAAACTTAGAATAGAAGATATTGATGAATTAAAAGTGGATTATAGTAAAGAATGTTTTTTTACTGCTGAACAATATTTTCGATGGCTAAAAAAATCTGGGATAAAAGGTAATAGCACGTTTGCAGATCATTTCCTTGCGTTAACATACATGAAATATAGAGAGTTATTAATTTCATTATATTCTGATGAAAAAAATAGTGATAACTTTTTTAAAGCGGTTCATAAAGCAATGATTAAATTAGAGTTTTCAAAATTGAACAATCGTATTAATTATGAAAATATGCCAAATGAAATCAACAAGCAAGGATTTATTCATATATTGGCAGATGATCTTGAATCTGAAAAAGAAGTATGGTGGGGTGAAAAAAGACTTGGACAAGAGTAAATTACCAATTGATCTTAAATATTTATTTGAAAATAAATATATAGAATGCATGCAAACGCTTCTTATATTATTTTTATTAAAAAGACGTAGAAAAGGAATAGAAATTGAAGAGCTACTTTATTACTTTACTTTGCTCTGTATGACTACAATTAAAGCTAATAACGAATTTTTTATTGATGAAACTTATATTCAAAATAATTATTTGACACTAGAAAAAGTTGTTAGAGATAATATTCTTATATTATCTAATCACAATTACATTAATGTAAAAATAAAATCTACTAAAAAAAAGAATAAAATGTATATAAAAATTTCAGATGATGGGAAAGAGGTTGTTAAAAATTTGGAAAATAACTTCTTTGAAAAGGAGAAAGAGAAAATTAAGTATTTGACAGAAAAAGAAAAATTTAGTGTTGAAAATCAAAGAAAGGTATTGAGGGCAAATGAAAACTAGATTAAGATTATTGAGATTGATAATTTCAGGAGAGAGGTATAAAAGAACGTTAAATATTGATAAATCGTTAATTATTATAAAAGGAGATGGGTTTTCAGGTAAATCGTTAGTTTTAAATTTAATAGCATATTGTTTAGGTGGTAAAACTAAAATAATTGATTTATCTGTTCAGAAAGAATTAAATGATTATTGTGATGAGGTATTTTTAGAGCTAAAAGCTGGAGATTCTATATATACGATTAATAGAAATTTGAAGCATGATAAAAATACAATAAATATATATCTATGTGGATATGATGAACATAAGGAATATTCTCCTTGGAGGAAAAAAGATGACGAAGCTAATGATTTTTTTGCTGAACAATTCCAAATACCTTTACATACTATTCTAAGAAAAAAATCAGGGAGTAAGGACTTAAATCAAGAAAAAATTTCTTTCAGAGATTATATGAGGTATATTTTTATACATCAAGGTGAATTAGGGACTAACCAGTTTTTGAAAAATAATAATACCTTTATTTCAGGTAAGAACAAAGAAGTATTTAAGATAATAAATGATTTGGTTATACCAGATTTAGAAAATATAAATAAAGAAATTCAAATTAAGCAGAATGAACTTAATAAACTTGAGAAAGTCAATATAGGGTTAGATGATTATTTATACAATAGAGAAGCTACGCAATTAATAGAATTGACATCTAATCGAGATAATTATTCAAGAAAAATAGATGAATTGATACAAAAGAAAAAACAACTAATTAAGCAAAACAATAAGGATGAATCAAGAGTTTTTAGTAGTTTGAAAAATGATATAAAAGAAATTGATGAAGTATCTTTTGAAGTGAATAAAAAAATTAAAATACTTGATTTATCAATTCAGAATAAGGAGATATTGTTACAGGATTATTTTAATGAAAAAGAAAAATTGGATGCTACATTAGAGGCAATGAAAAAAATTAAAATATCTGAACAAAGTGAAAGATGTCCTTTATGCCAGACTATTGTAAAAGTAAATCATCAAAGTTGTGAAACAAATGAAGACATTGAAAAAGCATTGAATCAAATAGAAAATAAGATAGAAACATTACAAAATTTAGTTAGCGTTGATATGAAAAAAACGGAACAATATAAAGTGGAATTGAATAAAGTAAATGAAAAACGAAAAATTTATATTGTAGCACTTAATGAATATAAAAAGAATATGAAAGTACCTTATCTTCCAGAAATAGAATCTATTAATTCATTAATTAGGGATATAACAGAGGAAAGAAATAAAATTAATTCATTGATTGATATTCATAATGAAATGGATAAAAATGCTGGTGGTATGTTAAAGTTAAAAGGTAGATTAGAAACTTTAAATAAAAAGAAAAAAGAATTTAAA encodes:
- a CDS encoding type II secretion system F family protein, with protein sequence MNSMILMAFLGLITGSFILIQTSPFEMIRDIAKLFDKKEQSIKSKVKNATSTKKKKGIRKLMEETKDILKATNKEDRFTMICTISFALLVIGVFVAVLMNNMFLIPVLSIGFALLPFWYVKFTAGKWKKELNSELETALSVITTSYIRSESIITAIDENINYINPPVHDVFKAFLTQTKLINSNIKIALEGLKYKIDSAVFHEWIDGVIDCQEDKNLKSTLTPIVSKLSDMRIVSAELDYLLYEPIKEFITMAILLVGNIPLMYFLNKDWFNTLMFTTIGKFVLAICAVVIFISLAAVIRLSKPVEFKR
- a CDS encoding DUF4320 family protein, producing the protein MKKILASNRGEGYIDAAVIVIVAMLVIAMGVKVYPVFIVKNELNTFVGELARVAEIEGGVGRETRAKEKELKVNMGIAPDVKWSRTGKIQLNEEFNVVASHTVNIGFFEFGSFPITLKAKATGRSEVYYK
- a CDS encoding DUF6550 family protein; translated protein: MKKMNMKTKRVMLISTFLVIGIALVGAIYIKTNTKNMNEDILIREKENDNTVVDTIEEPEKDEEKIEVPEIREEEVIKDIDNKVEKEVIEEPLPKEPEKPKSTPPEKKPQTKDDVEDITKEPEYDEEEVIYIPQEKDEPKTEKNPAPKDNEEDNLVPESENPFLQDNIPNNGDGGEMKGEDLGDGEWGTGDKF
- a CDS encoding GNAT family N-acetyltransferase, with product MDQSYIAGLFVSNQYQSTGIGSKLIEKCKQYYKTLRLDVYAKNLKAIEFYKKHEFEIEQEKENEDTKETEYLMIWESKNK
- a CDS encoding C40 family peptidase, with the translated sequence MAVNPAFLKTVAKIAVTAVRDERTRQVILVACLVPFIIILLVLSSPFAIFFSVTGDGGNADAISIHQTMDSLKNQFEEKIREEKEDDTVDEFYTVIMGSEDNTIIDNSADVLIAYSVKYNVTNKDAEQMAVLTDNQISKLENVFWDMNQITSKIETVKEKKTYTTTNKKGKKITKTKTITKKIKTIYIDCLSAEEIASIYNFDKTQLRVIEEMKKSGIVAFVGNNISMTTLNKEQIAEIKELLPEDLSIEREHIVETACSILGKVNYFWGGKSKAIGWDNRWGKLMTVTSKGSPTTGSKRPFGLDCSGYVTWVFVNMGIPAESINETIGQGTTQQWNLSNNISENLVLPGDLAFLAVPGTRKVNHIGIVVGKDKKGSILVAHCASGANNVVVKTAESVGFMYYRRPAVLME
- a CDS encoding ABC-three component system protein, with product MSRGNLIKELQNKYREGNIVPFLGAGLSIPFNIPDWNELIKECAVDMGIENVSEMPSLVDMLNFNLKNYDYWEAVRLIKKYLNRSEEDIQEFIVNKINDSIPDELINIDNNYEDLGKYGFNLYFTTNYDHIMSKYLNSNFMPVNLKDVQSNIQSLINNSKTKRIFHLHGNISDSSSIVISHEKYKELYDDNVYKSLFSVFSGVKTFLFIGFSFNDVFIQNIIKDNNEYFKSKHYIILPKPTNENIRHLKQNYNIETIPYNPEDSSHCEEIRKILIDICSNTTNNIGVEEIHEEDLILDKLPNKEEKSLLEKNIFCQKLRIEDIDELKVDYSKECFFTAEQYFRWLKKSGIKGNSTFADHFLALTYMKYRELLISLYSDEKNSDNFFKAVHKAMIKLEFSKLNNRINYENMPNEINKQGFIHILADDLESEKEVWWGEKRLGQE